One Salvelinus namaycush isolate Seneca chromosome 29, SaNama_1.0, whole genome shotgun sequence genomic region harbors:
- the gnpat gene encoding dihydroxyacetone phosphate acyltransferase: MASKTLYSQRDPMLKRDGFEDILEERRNSSDLKYALRCYAPVLYKGVTPCKANMLKNIVLQSDQLHYVINKVSQESGKAPDIIQEEASVILEEMAHRLQISTVRFFAFALTKAFKTLFQHVCVNEEGIQRLQQAIQEHPVVLLPSHRSYMDFLLMSYILYTYDLALPVIAAGMDFMGMKFVGEMLRMSGAFFIRRSFGGDKLYWAVFSEYVKTMLRNGFAPIEFFLEGTRSRTCKSLTPKLGLLNIVIEPFFKGEVFDVNLVPVSISYERILEESLYARELLGVPKPKESTSGLLKARRILSEDYGSIHVYFGQPVSVRSLAQGKVNRSKYNLFPRHIPRKPMEETQSFVNDTAYRIVRLQEDNMVLKPWVLMASLLLQNLEGLELSVLTEQTVWLRGLALSYAAFLDWPDHAPTAKVVSSSLALHRGLACVSGGRVSLVVGEPLGPVTPEEALFNRAVSVLSCASYRNQVLHVFLRPAMLAVAMHTAASSKKNDVYNCFSFLWDMFSNDFILCPGDTVQDFEEACYLLVKTGAVQMPQQDIVMTDIGQPTLSFFNGLLEPFLQGYQVVCRYFCEEASEGLTEKQYIPAVRSFAVKLILAGNLRCYEVLSSDMQKNALAALLRMDAVTKVKVADQVTLIVNKMAVNSIDNILGGKLPTQKAVLARL, encoded by the exons ATGGCATCAAAAACTCTTTATTCG CAAAGGGACCCCATGCTAAAGAGAGATGGCTTTGAAGACATTTTAGAAGAGAGGAGGAACTCCAGCGACTTGAAGTACGCGTTGAGGTGCTATGCACCGGTTCTTTACAAGGGAGTCACTCCCTGCAAAGCAAACATGCTCAAGAATATCGTTCTCCAATCTGATCAGCTACACTATGTCATTAATAAA GTGTCACAAGAGTCTGGCAAGGCCCCTGACATCATCCAAGAAGAGGCCTCTGTCATTCTGGAGGAGATGGCCCACCGGCTCCAGATCAGCACCGTCCGCTTCTTTGCCTTCGCCCTTACCAAGGCCTTCAAAACCCTCTTCCAACATGTCTGTGTCAACGAGGAGGGCATCCAGAGA CTCCAACAGGCCATCCAGGAGCATCCAGTGGTGCTGCTCCCGAGTCACCGTAGTTACATGGACTTTCTGTTGATGTCCTACATCCTATACACCTATGACCTCGCCCTGCCTGTCATCGCTGCAGGCATGG ATTTCATGGGGATGAAGTTTGTTGGTGAGATGCTCCGGATGTCAGGAGCGTTCTTTATCCGGCGCTCGTTTGGAGGAGACAAGCTGTACTGGGCTGTGTTCTCAGAGTATGTGAAGACCATGCTGAGG AATGGATTTGCACCTATTGAGTTCTTCTTAGAGGGTACAAGAAGCCGAACATGCAAGTCCCTCACCCCTAAATTAG GGCTACTGAATATCGTGATTGAACCATTCTTCAAAGGAGAAGTGTTTGATGTCAACCTAGTGCCTGTCAGCATCAGTTATGAGAGGATACTAGAGGAATCTCTCTATGCCAGGGAGCTCCTGGGAGTGCCCAAGCCTAAGGAGTCCACCTCT GGACTGTTGAAAGCCAGGAGAATCCTCAGTGAAGACTATGGCAGCATTCATGTGTACTTTGGCCAACCAGTGTCAGTACGGAGTCTGGCCCAGGGCAAGGTCAACCGCTCTAAGTACAACCTTTTCCCAAG ACACATCCCTAGGAAGCCCATGGAGGAGACCCAGTCATTTGTGAATGACACTGCCTACAGGATAGTGCGTCTGCAGGAGGACAACATGGTGCTGAAGCCCTGGGTCCTGATGGCCTCCCTCCTCCTGCAGAACCTGGAGGGCCTGGAACTGTCTGTGCTGACAGAGCAGACCGTCTGGCTCCGAGGCCTAGCCCTGTCTTATGCTGCCTTCCTGGACTGGCCTG ACCATGCTCCCACAGCGAAGGTGGTGTCGTCCAGCCTGGCTCTCCACAGGGGCTTGGCGTGTGTCTCAGGGGGCCGGGTTAGTCTGGTGGTAGGGGAGCCCCTGGGCCCGGTGACCCCAGAGGAGGCTCTCTTTAACAGAGCCGTCAGCGTGCTCTCCTGTGCCTCCTACAGGAACCAGGTCCTTCACGTGTTCCTCCGGCCCGCCATGCTGGCTGTGGCCATGCACACTGCAGCCTCCTCTAAGAAGA ATGACGTGTACAACTGCTTCAGCTTCCTTTGGGACATGTTCTCCAATGACTTCATCCTCTGTCCTGGGGACACTGTCCAG GACTTTGAGGAGGCGTGTTACCTGCTGGTGAAGACTGGTGCTGTTCAGATGCCGCAGCAGGACATAGTGATGACAGACATAGGTCAGCCCACCCTCTCCTTCTTCAATGGCCTGCTGGAACCATTCCTACAAGGCTACCAG GTGGTGTGTCGGTACTTCTGTGAGGAGGCCAGTGAGGGCCTGACAGAGAAGCAGTACATCCCTGCTGTCCGCAGCTTCGCTGTCAAACTCATCCTAGCAG GAAACCTGAGGTGCTATGAGGTGCTATCGTCAGACATGCAGAAGAATGCTCTTGCCGCTTTGCTGCGTATGGATGCTGTAACAAAGGTCAAAGT AGCTGATCAAGTCACTCTCATAGTGAACAAGATGGCTGTGAACTCTATAGACAATATACTGG GAGGCAAACTTCCCACTCAGAAAGCTGTCCTCGCTCGACTGTAG
- the c29h1orf131 gene encoding uncharacterized protein C1orf131 homolog, with the protein MDNNENGKEEDTDQFFLDHVLNTLYDFGDRTVSKREQKSQKKRSQRSEVEDEDTAADDCSDTKDSLEVRHSDISAIDLPGASEVGNTSSTTKQAPPVEVVTFQDPTKRQRQARKPPVPEVKDKPPQTKEKKKVDPDEFSLEKARLEVQRFGITGYQKVQQRVFEQERAIMLGARPPKKEYVNYKVLQQRVKDKKQKAKEEIQTNLKKKKMTKPRDEKRKSFSSKAPTGQVGRFKNGMLVLSTKEIQKIKASIKKK; encoded by the exons ATGGACAACAACGAAAATGGAAAGGAAGAAGACACGGATCAGTTTTTTCTTGACCATGTCCTGAATACGTTGTATGATTTCG GTGATCGAACAGTGTCAAAGAGAGAACAAAAGTCACAGAAGAAGAGATCCCAAAGGAGTGAGGTGGAGGACGAGGACACCGCTGCAGACGATTGCAGTGATACTAAAGACAGTCTGGAAGTCAGACATTCAGATATCTCAGCGATTGACCTTCCTGGTGCTTCTGAAGTTGGAAACACAAGTTCAACCACTAAACAGGCACCACCAGTAGAGGTGGTCACATTCCAGGATCCTACAAAAAGACAGAGACAAGCCAGAAAGCCACCAGTGCCCGAGGTCAAGGACAAG CCTcctcaaacaaaagagaaaaAGAAGGTGGACCCAGATGAATTCAGTCTAGAAAAG GCTCGGTTAGAAGTTCAAAGATTTGGAATCACTGGATACCAGAAAGTGCAGCAGAGGGTTTTTGAACAGGAGCGAGCCATCATGCTTGGAGCAAGG CCCCCTAAGAAGGAGTATGTAAACTACAAAGTGTTGCAGCAAAGGGTTAAGGACAAGAAGCAAAAGGCAAAGGAAGAAATTCAGACG AACTTAAAGAAAAAGAAGATGACTAAACCAAG GGATGAGAAGAGGAAGTCCTTCTCCAGTAAAGCTCCTACAGGCCAGGTGGGACGCTTTAAAAATGGAATGCTGGTCCTGAGCACCAAAGAAATTCAGAAAATAAAAGCCTCCATCAaaaaaaaataa